In a single window of the Rhopalosiphum padi isolate XX-2018 chromosome 1, ASM2088224v1, whole genome shotgun sequence genome:
- the LOC132918065 gene encoding FMRFamide-like neuropeptides 1, whose translation MLLCLLPVTLTLAALVTDGLADAAAADKRFALRPVDPLTRRSAMDKNFMRFGRAFDCSWTAPSALAAAKRRDPSSAVGRRVDSNFIRFGRRDSNFIRFGRGEVYTPGDNKIPRRHYDVDVDGLEVRFGRSGGTIDRSPFGAAIPSPYDDRR comes from the coding sequence ATGCTTCTGTGTCTGTTGCCGGTGACGTTGACGTTGGCCGCGTTGGTCACAGACGGATTGGCCGACGCGGCCGCCGCGGACAAGCGGTTCGCCCTGCGGCCCGTGGACCCGTTGACTAGGCGCAGCGCCATGGACAAGAACTTCATGCGGTTCGGACGGGCTTTCGACTGCAGTTGGACGGCACCGTCGGCATTGGCGGCGGCCAAGCGCCGGGACCCGTCGTCGGCAGTCGGCCGCCGCGTCGACTCCAACTTCATCCGGTTCGGCCGCCGGGACTCCAACTTCATCCGGTTCGGCCGGGGCGAAGTGTACACGCCCGGCGACAACAAAATACCCAGGCGCCACTACGACGTGGACGTGGACGGGCTGGAAGTCCGGTTCGGCCGGTCCGGCGGGACCATCGACCGCAGTCCGTTCGGCGCAGCGATACCGTCGCCTTACGACGACCGCCGCTGA